DNA from candidate division WOR-3 bacterium:
ATTGTCCCTTCCTTTCTAATATAAGAGCCATAAATTCCATATTTGATATTCTTCAATCTATCTTCCATAATTTTTACCATTTTCTCCGCTTCTTCGTAAGTAATTCTTTTTTCAATTTTTGCCATTTAAGATTTTTTAAGATATATTTCTCTTATCAATTTTATTCTTTCATAATGATTAACAATCGGTTGATAATAAGGAAGTTTATAAGTTATTGGATCAAAAAGCATATAGGCAGGTAGGTCTTTTAATTCTGGTAGATATTTTTTTATATATTTTGCTTCTGGATCAAATTTTCTTGCTTGGATAATTGGGTTAAAAATTCTTAAAGGTTTTGAGTCAGGACCAACTGAAGCATTCCATTGCCAATTACCAATATTTACTACTTCATCATAGTCAATTAAATATTCTTTAAAAAACTCTTCGCCAATCCGCCAATCTACTAATAAATCTTTTGTTAAAAAGGAAGCCAATATCATCCTTGCCCGATTGTGAAGCCAGTTCTCTTCTTTTAGTTGCCTAATTGCTGCATCAATTATTGGATAACCGGTTTTTCCTGCAATAAAGGCTTTGATAAATTCCTCATTATTCTCCCATTTAATATCCCTTCTTCTTTCTTGAAATTCTTTATCTCTAAATTCCGGAAAATAATTTTTAATATGATACCAAAATTCCCGCCAAGATAGTTCTTTGATAAATTGAGAGTTTTTTGCCTTTTTAAAAGCCTCTTTGTATATTTTTCTTAAAGAGATTACTCCAAAACGAATATAAGGAGAAAAACGAGAAGTACCATCAATATCTAATCGGTTACGAAGTTCATCATAATTTAGATAATCAAATTTCTTTATCCGTTTAAATATAAAATCAATCTGCCAATAACTATTAGGCTGATAATTTAGTTTTGGTAATATATCTTTAATAGTTGTCTCTTTAATTAAGGGTACTTTGATTTTTTCTGGTGGTTGATAGATCTTTAAATTAAGATTTGCCTGCCAATATTTAAAAAAGTGAGTAAAGACTTTTTTATAAGGAATCTTTCTAATATCACATAAAAAGTTGTTTAAAAAAGTATGAAAGGCAATTTTCTTGTCTAAAGAAATTCTTTTTACTTTCTCTTCAATCTCTTTACCCGTATAAGAAAAGGCTTCATTAGTAAATATTGCTTCCGGTTGGTATTTTTTAATTAAATAATCAAAAACCTTTTCGGGTGAGTCGTAATAACAGAAAAGTTTTCCCTTTATATCTCTTAATTCTTTATCTAAATATTTTACACATTCAATCACAAATCCCAATCTTTTTCCATAACTTTTAAAATTTTCTAATAACTCCGGTATAAAAATAAAAACTGGTATAACCTCTAAAGAATTTTTATAGGCATAATAAAATCCTTCATTATCATCAATCCTTAAATCTCTTTTAAACCAGAAAATAACCCTTTTATACACCTAATTCTTCCGGATAAGGATTTAAATATCTTTGTAAAAGAAGATATTTAGTGTCAAAACGATAGGCAAAATTTCTTATCAATTCTAAAATTACCCTTAATTCTAAAAAACCCTTTTCATATTTATTTAACAAATTTTCCAAATGTTTTCTCTCATTCTTATTTAATTGGGAACTTAAATGGCCAATAATATGTCTTAATGTATTTATCTCTCTTCCCTTTGAAGGTTTTCTTTGAAAGGCTTGATAAAAAATTTCTTTATATTGCTTAATCTTCTCTTGTAAATTTAATTTTCCATCAGCAACAATTTGACCTAATTGGTTAAGATGTTTTTGGCTATAGGTCATCAAAAGATATTTATACTTAGTTTGAAAATCTACCAATCCTTTAGCAGTGGGATTTTTGGTTAATTCTCTTAAATCAGCAAAGGCAAATATTCTTACTAAAAAATGTTTCTTTATTTCCGGATTTCTTAATCTTCCTTCATCTTCTAATGGTAAATAGGGAAATCTTTTTCTTACTCCTTCGGCAAAAAACCCATATCCCCGACCAATCACCTTTTTACCGTCTTCATTATGAAACTTTGCTGAACCAACTCCACAAGATGGGGATTTACTTTTCAAAATGAAACCATCAAAATCCTCTAAATTATTTAATTTTTCTTGAATATACTTTTCCATTTTTTCTGTTAAATCTCTTTCTGTCTCTGGTTGGAATAATCTTTTATAGTTATCTTCTTTAATAATTATTATTCTTGGGCGGGGAACTCCTAAACCAATATCAACTTCTGGACAGACATCAATAAAATCAACATAATCTTTAAGTTTCTCAATAAAAAAATCTTTAACTATCTCACCATTATATCTAACTGGCTCTAAAAAACACCTGCTAATAATAATTTTCGGTTTTGCCATTTAAAATTATATTAAATATTTATAATCCTGTCAAAAAATATTAGTAAAAAGTGTCTGATAACCTGATGGATTTAGTGACTAATTAATTTCTTATAAAAAAGAATTTCCTAAAAATTATTTCATTTTCTTTCTTTAAGCGAATAAAATAAATTCCTGAGGGGATATGAGGAAGTTCTAAATATATATAATTCATTCCTTCTTTCATTTTTCCTAATTCAGTTGTTGTGATTATCCTTCCTAAATTATTTATAATATCTAACTGAAGATTTTCTTCCTTAGAAAGTCGAATGGCTAAAAATAATTTTTTTCTCTTAATATCTACTTTAAAATTATCTGATTTTAAAGATTTTATATTGATAGTATCTTCCTTGATAGGAACTCCATAATATTCAAATACATAAAAACCACCGTGATCTAAGGCGGCAAGAATATAATTACCCCTTACTCTAAGAGTAGAGACATATCCTGATATTTTATAATAACCAAGTTGTTGGATATGATAAATGTCCGAAACATCTAAAACCCTTATACCAAAATAACCATCTGCGAGATAGGCTATATTATTCTCTGTTACTAAAATATCACTTGGTTTATATTCCTGATAATAGGTCAAAAGCGTTGGGTTATTTGGATTTTTCACATTAAAAATAAATAAAGCAGCATCATCGCACACAAAGGCTATCGTATCTTTTACATATATTCCATTAGTACCACCCGAGGAAATAAAATTAGGAACAAAATGATATACTTGATAAGGAGAATAAGGATTAGCAACATTATAAATTCTAAACCCTCCGTATTCTTCACCCCTATCCCAAGGACCATCGCCCACATAAGCAAAACTATCTTTTACAAATAATCCATAAGCATCAGCATCTTCATTTTCTACGGAACCCAAGAGAACAGGAGAAGTAGGATTAGATATATTCCAAACACTAAATCCTATCGTCCATTCGCTTTGGGCAGCATGCGCCATATAAAGAAAAGTATCTCTTATAAATAATGCCCGAGCATAAGAGAAACGGAGAGAGTTAATTACATTTATTGAAGAAGGATTGGCAATATTGATTATTTTTAATGTATCCCACCACATTTTAGAAGTATAAGCAAAACTATCTTTAATAGCAACATCATAACACCAACTTACATCAAAGTTTAAATAAGAAATGTCTATAGGATTAGATAAATTAGAAAAATCAATAACTGTCATACCCATACCACAAGCAAGAAAGGCAAAATTATCTTTTGTTTCCATTCCTAATATCCAGGCAGGAGTAAAAAGGGAATCGCATAAAACCCGGGGATGATAAGGGTCTCTAATATTCACAATTGCTAAAGCCGTGGAAACTAAGTATGCCATACTATCTAAAATTACTATATCCTCTGCACACAAAATAGGAGCATTGCTTACAAAAGATGGTGAGCGTGGATTAGTAATATCAATAATATCTAAACCATTTGGTAAACGGGTTATATAAGCAAAATTATCTTTTATTGCCATTCCTCCTGTATATTTATATGGATCGGTAAATATCCATTCACCAATTTGGTAAATATTTGCTGGATTACTTATACTTAAAATTTTCAAAGAAGCCCTCCGTAATTCAACCGAAATAGGAACATAAAGAAAAGTGTCTCTTACCCAAATGTCCGTTATCTCCTCGTATACAGAAACATTCCATCTACCAATTTCTCGCGGTCGGGAAGGGTTTGAAATATCATAAACTAAAATACCAACGGACGCTATTCCCAAATAGGCATGATTTTGAAAAACAAAAAGGTGACGATTCCACCACCACCCACCTGCATTAATAAGAGGAGTGGCACTTATTCTAACAGGATTTATTGGATTAGAAATATCATAAATAAAAAAGGTATCACCAAGAATATAAGCATAATTTCCTTCAATATATATATCCTGAATCATCATTAATTCTACATAACTTATCCTTTGCGGTTGGAGAGGATTTGTAATATCTAAAATTGAAAAACCTTCCCACTTATGTACTATATATAGGAAATTATCCTTTCTCACAATCTCGGAAATACAATATCCTTCAATAAAAGGTATTTCACCAATCTTCACCGGATTTTGTGGATTTGTAGTATTATAAATCCAGATTCCATGCCCTACACCTAAATAAACAATATCATGAGAAATAGGATATACATCTCTTGCCTTATCATAAGGCCAGGCACCTACTAACCTAATATTTAAAGAATCCCTTAAAGATGGAAAGATTAATAAAGGTAAACACAAATTAATTAAAACTAAAATTTTTTTCATATCTCCTCCTTTTTAATTTTAAAATAGTTAGCCGGGGATATAATATCCCCGGCTTTCTTTATTTTTTATACCATCGGATATGAAATTATTGTCTTACTGTTTTATCAGG
Protein-coding regions in this window:
- a CDS encoding deoxyribodipyrimidine photo-lyase, whose translation is MYKRVIFWFKRDLRIDDNEGFYYAYKNSLEVIPVFIFIPELLENFKSYGKRLGFVIECVKYLDKELRDIKGKLFCYYDSPEKVFDYLIKKYQPEAIFTNEAFSYTGKEIEEKVKRISLDKKIAFHTFLNNFLCDIRKIPYKKVFTHFFKYWQANLNLKIYQPPEKIKVPLIKETTIKDILPKLNYQPNSYWQIDFIFKRIKKFDYLNYDELRNRLDIDGTSRFSPYIRFGVISLRKIYKEAFKKAKNSQFIKELSWREFWYHIKNYFPEFRDKEFQERRRDIKWENNEEFIKAFIAGKTGYPIIDAAIRQLKEENWLHNRARMILASFLTKDLLVDWRIGEEFFKEYLIDYDEVVNIGNWQWNASVGPDSKPLRIFNPIIQARKFDPEAKYIKKYLPELKDLPAYMLFDPITYKLPYYQPIVNHYERIKLIREIYLKKS
- a CDS encoding DUF523 and DUF1722 domain-containing protein gives rise to the protein MAKPKIIISRCFLEPVRYNGEIVKDFFIEKLKDYVDFIDVCPEVDIGLGVPRPRIIIIKEDNYKRLFQPETERDLTEKMEKYIQEKLNNLEDFDGFILKSKSPSCGVGSAKFHNEDGKKVIGRGYGFFAEGVRKRFPYLPLEDEGRLRNPEIKKHFLVRIFAFADLRELTKNPTAKGLVDFQTKYKYLLMTYSQKHLNQLGQIVADGKLNLQEKIKQYKEIFYQAFQRKPSKGREINTLRHIIGHLSSQLNKNERKHLENLLNKYEKGFLELRVILELIRNFAYRFDTKYLLLQRYLNPYPEELGV